Proteins encoded in a region of the Paenibacillus sp. E222 genome:
- the spoVB gene encoding stage V sporulation protein B, giving the protein MKKQTFIQGAMILLAAGIINRILGFIPRIALPRVIGAEGVGIYQLSYPFFIVLVTLITGGIPLAVAKLVAEADTGANRYSPQRILQISLSFTLTLGVVFMFLCIIFAPWVTRYVLTDERVYHTFVSMSPMIAIIAVSAVYRGYFQGKQNMMPTAVSSIVETVIRIICVIWFSWLLLPRGIAQAAAGAMLGALVGEFVGMLVLLWNYARQKKYIDQHQPILESSIETKPAVLKNSTGSEPGLLRRLLAISVPVTAGRLVGSLSYLAETIVTAQSLAIAGISKGLATAQYGALQGMIIPLLLLPGALTSSLATSLVPSLSEASAQGDRALIHKRMHQALRLALVTGAPFSVFMYVLAEPMCLVLYNDASIGSMLKLMAPFALFIYIQAPLQAALQALDRPGKALLNTFIGAVIKITLILVLASRPEYGIFGAVIAICVNSTVVTLLHARSVRNLLQFRFKLMDWVKTGTGMVIMGAATLVIYEQTASLLPFWIRMLLAPLVGLIVYFMVMGWTKMIDFHDLSRAPIIGSWFKRRS; this is encoded by the coding sequence TTGAAGAAACAGACATTTATCCAGGGAGCCATGATCCTGCTCGCCGCAGGCATCATTAATCGGATTCTCGGGTTCATCCCGCGCATTGCGCTGCCACGGGTTATCGGTGCAGAAGGTGTTGGCATCTACCAACTGAGCTATCCCTTTTTCATCGTACTCGTCACCTTAATCACTGGCGGTATTCCATTGGCTGTAGCCAAACTCGTAGCCGAGGCGGATACAGGTGCCAACCGTTACTCACCCCAACGGATTCTGCAAATCAGCCTGAGCTTCACATTGACCCTTGGCGTTGTGTTTATGTTTCTGTGCATAATCTTCGCTCCATGGGTCACCCGTTATGTTCTGACCGATGAAAGGGTCTATCACACGTTTGTCAGCATGAGCCCTATGATTGCCATTATCGCCGTATCTGCAGTCTACAGAGGTTATTTCCAGGGAAAGCAAAACATGATGCCTACGGCTGTTTCATCAATCGTAGAAACGGTCATTCGTATTATATGTGTAATCTGGTTTTCCTGGCTCCTCTTGCCCCGAGGAATTGCACAAGCTGCAGCAGGGGCCATGCTGGGGGCGCTTGTCGGTGAATTCGTCGGCATGCTTGTATTACTGTGGAACTATGCTAGACAGAAGAAATATATCGATCAACATCAGCCCATACTCGAATCTTCAATCGAAACCAAACCTGCTGTTTTAAAAAACTCAACCGGATCAGAGCCTGGACTCCTTCGTCGTTTACTTGCGATTTCCGTACCCGTAACTGCCGGACGATTAGTTGGCTCCCTATCCTATCTTGCTGAGACCATTGTAACCGCACAGAGCCTGGCAATTGCAGGCATCTCCAAAGGGCTCGCCACGGCCCAGTATGGAGCACTACAAGGCATGATTATCCCGCTACTTCTTCTGCCCGGAGCATTAACGTCCTCATTAGCAACGTCCCTTGTCCCTTCATTGTCTGAGGCCTCGGCTCAAGGTGATCGTGCGCTCATACATAAACGGATGCATCAGGCTTTGCGGTTAGCACTCGTAACAGGAGCCCCATTTTCTGTATTTATGTATGTGCTTGCCGAACCGATGTGTCTTGTCCTGTATAATGATGCATCGATTGGAAGCATGCTTAAGCTTATGGCTCCTTTTGCTTTGTTTATCTACATTCAAGCTCCTCTTCAAGCTGCTCTTCAAGCACTTGATCGTCCGGGAAAAGCACTGCTCAATACATTTATTGGTGCTGTCATCAAAATTACATTGATTTTGGTACTCGCCTCCCGACCGGAATACGGCATATTTGGTGCGGTGATTGCCATATGTGTGAATTCAACGGTCGTTACCCTTCTACATGCAAGAAGTGTGCGCAACCTTTTGCAGTTCCGTTTCAAGCTGATGGATTGGGTCAAAACAGGTACGGGTATGGTCATCATGGGCGCCGCTACTCTGGTCATTTATGAGCAGACCGCATCTTTGCTTCCGTTTTGGATCAGAATGCTTCTTGCTCCCCTTGTTGGTCTAATTGTTTATTTCATGGTTATGGGCTGGACCAAAATGATCGATTTTCACGATCTTTCCCGTGCCCCCATTATTGGTTCCTGGTTTAAACGCCGTTCTTAG
- a CDS encoding cation diffusion facilitator family transporter — protein MTRERFPSVHAATWSGIAGNLTLAVIKAGFGYMANSKSLLADGLHSASEAASSLSGLFPSKSVQTKTKARREQSKEHSRIARPGISVLLSVLILMGGLQIAISALGSLSGEEPESLEKYTHALVVAFAALAVKEAIFQYQYRYFRKRNQSQALAYAQQHRRALYCSLIVLVGIVGSMTGETMGWSILRYMDPAAALIASCFVLHKGYRMIVDTVYGSLVQELEQEEAIDFKETVQRVYGIITIEHLVAREQEHDVTIELVISVNPRISVLEAQEIANRAKTLLLTRFSHVKEVQIQAVPYDPGYPYKSNHELPDPEATLIQ, from the coding sequence ATGACCAGAGAACGTTTCCCTTCTGTTCACGCTGCCACGTGGAGCGGGATCGCCGGGAATTTGACACTTGCAGTAATTAAGGCTGGGTTCGGTTATATGGCAAACAGCAAATCGTTGCTTGCAGACGGCCTGCACTCTGCTTCAGAAGCTGCTTCTTCATTGTCCGGCCTCTTTCCCTCGAAGTCTGTACAAACAAAAACAAAGGCTCGTAGGGAGCAGTCAAAGGAACATTCACGTATCGCTAGACCTGGAATTTCGGTATTATTATCTGTGCTCATCCTTATGGGAGGTTTGCAGATTGCCATCTCCGCTTTGGGTAGTTTGTCTGGAGAGGAACCAGAATCGTTAGAAAAGTATACCCATGCACTTGTAGTAGCTTTTGCAGCACTGGCTGTGAAGGAAGCGATCTTTCAATATCAATACCGGTATTTTCGTAAACGAAATCAATCGCAGGCTCTGGCTTATGCACAGCAACATCGTCGGGCACTCTACTGTTCACTTATCGTTTTGGTCGGCATTGTAGGTTCCATGACAGGAGAAACGATGGGGTGGAGTATTCTTCGATATATGGACCCCGCAGCTGCATTGATAGCTTCCTGTTTTGTGCTGCACAAAGGGTACAGAATGATTGTGGATACCGTATATGGTTCACTTGTTCAGGAATTGGAACAGGAAGAAGCAATTGACTTCAAAGAAACGGTACAGCGTGTATATGGCATTATTACGATCGAACATCTGGTAGCACGTGAACAGGAACATGATGTTACGATTGAACTGGTCATAAGTGTAAACCCTAGAATTTCTGTGCTCGAGGCACAGGAGATTGCGAATCGGGCGAAGACACTTCTCTTAACTCGTTTCAGTCATGTGAAAGAAGTACAGATCCAGGCTGTACCTTATGATCCTGGGTATCCTTATAAATCCAATCATGAACTGCCAGATCCTGAAGCGACATTAATTCAGTAA
- the secD gene encoding protein translocase subunit SecD — translation MKRIVSFILVVLVTAGVMLGTSPGLLKNIRLGLDLKGGYEILYEAEPLEQGQQVTKASLVQTAKSLESRANALGTSEPEVTTEGTNRIRLKLAGVTDEAEVRAKMKEPAVMTFRSKAENDKEGEYTKIELRGNEFVENGAKVVFNQLNAPMIDIQVKDKAKFAEITKRLIGQPLAIYLDDQLLSAPTVQQQLSDGSAQITGNYSREEANQLRDTINLGALPLKLTEKYSQSVGATLGKLSLDQTIKAGLIGSVIILVFMIGLYRIPGIIASFALITHTWLVLAIFYMGEFVLTLPGIAAFILGIGMAVDANIITYERIKEEMRSGKSILSSVRAGGKSSFRTIIDSNITTIIAAAVMFFMGTGAVKGFALVLIFDIVTSIITNIFFSRFLLTLLVRANVLKKPKYFGVKESEIRAL, via the coding sequence ATGAAAAGAATCGTCAGTTTCATTTTGGTCGTGCTTGTGACCGCAGGAGTAATGTTGGGCACAAGTCCAGGGCTGCTCAAAAATATACGCTTGGGCCTCGATTTAAAAGGAGGCTACGAGATCTTATATGAAGCAGAGCCGCTGGAACAAGGACAACAAGTCACCAAAGCATCTTTGGTGCAAACAGCAAAAAGTCTGGAGAGCCGTGCCAATGCGCTCGGAACAAGCGAGCCGGAAGTAACAACTGAAGGAACGAACCGGATCCGTTTGAAGCTGGCCGGGGTTACCGACGAGGCTGAAGTCAGAGCCAAAATGAAAGAACCTGCTGTCATGACCTTCCGCAGTAAAGCTGAGAATGACAAAGAAGGCGAATATACCAAAATCGAGCTTCGGGGAAATGAGTTCGTGGAGAATGGTGCCAAAGTGGTATTTAACCAGTTGAACGCACCGATGATCGATATCCAGGTTAAAGACAAAGCGAAGTTTGCTGAAATCACCAAACGTTTGATTGGACAACCTTTGGCTATCTATCTGGATGATCAACTGTTATCCGCTCCAACCGTGCAGCAGCAGCTGAGTGACGGCTCTGCGCAAATCACGGGTAACTACTCACGTGAGGAAGCCAATCAGCTTCGCGATACCATTAATTTGGGTGCGTTGCCGCTGAAACTGACAGAGAAGTACTCTCAAAGTGTTGGTGCAACGCTTGGTAAACTATCTCTGGACCAGACGATTAAAGCGGGATTAATTGGTTCCGTAATTATTCTAGTGTTCATGATTGGCCTGTACCGTATTCCGGGGATTATTGCGAGCTTTGCCCTGATTACACATACGTGGCTTGTACTTGCAATCTTCTATATGGGAGAATTCGTACTTACCCTTCCGGGGATCGCGGCATTTATCCTGGGTATAGGGATGGCCGTGGATGCCAACATCATCACGTATGAGCGGATCAAGGAAGAAATGCGCAGTGGTAAGTCGATATTGTCTTCGGTAAGAGCTGGTGGTAAAAGTTCATTCCGTACGATTATTGACTCTAACATCACAACCATCATTGCTGCCGCCGTTATGTTCTTCATGGGTACAGGTGCGGTTAAAGGTTTCGCACTGGTACTGATTTTTGATATCGTGACCAGCATTATTACGAATATTTTCTTCTCCCGCTTCCTGTTGACCCTGCTTGTGCGGGCTAACGTATTGAAGAAGCCTAAGTACTTCGGAGTGAAGGAGAGTGAAATTCGTGCGCTTTAA
- the secF gene encoding protein translocase subunit SecF, translating to MRFNWNFDYVKGSKIAYAFSIILTIAGIISILALGLNYAVDFRSGSNVDITVSKAITTEQIKPIVSDLGVDTKDVHITPGADRVNVRFSNVLDENQESKFKQEFTKLDSTASYEVNTVDPEMAKELERNAIYAVLIASIGIMIYVAIRFEWRFGLAAVIALFHDAFVVISVFSIFRLEVNLTFITAVLTIVGFSINDTIVIFDRIRENMRFAKKTTKADLREVVNRSLAQTMTRSLNTTFTVFVASLCLFIFGGESIRMFSLAMVIGTLFGAYSSIYIAAPLWLALKGKQTEKPKAAVKASN from the coding sequence GTGCGCTTTAATTGGAATTTTGATTATGTTAAAGGCAGTAAAATTGCCTATGCTTTTTCCATCATTTTGACGATTGCAGGTATCATCAGCATTTTGGCTCTGGGATTGAATTATGCGGTTGATTTCCGTTCAGGTTCAAATGTGGATATTACGGTGTCTAAAGCAATCACAACAGAACAAATTAAGCCCATCGTTAGTGACCTTGGTGTTGACACAAAAGATGTTCATATTACACCTGGTGCTGATCGGGTTAACGTTCGTTTCTCGAACGTACTGGATGAAAATCAGGAAAGCAAGTTTAAGCAAGAGTTCACCAAGCTGGATTCAACCGCTTCTTATGAAGTCAATACGGTGGACCCGGAGATGGCTAAAGAACTTGAACGCAATGCCATATACGCGGTTCTCATCGCTAGTATCGGGATTATGATCTATGTAGCGATCCGATTTGAATGGCGGTTTGGCTTGGCTGCTGTCATTGCGCTCTTCCATGATGCATTTGTAGTGATTAGTGTGTTCTCGATTTTCCGACTGGAAGTGAATTTGACCTTCATTACGGCGGTACTGACCATTGTCGGATTCTCGATCAATGATACCATCGTTATCTTCGACCGGATTCGTGAGAATATGCGTTTTGCTAAAAAGACTACCAAAGCCGATTTGCGTGAAGTAGTCAACCGCAGTTTGGCACAAACGATGACACGTTCCCTGAATACAACATTCACCGTGTTTGTCGCTTCGCTCTGCTTGTTTATTTTTGGTGGAGAATCCATTCGCATGTTCTCACTTGCTATGGTCATCGGAACATTGTTCGGTGCATATTCTTCGATCTACATCGCCGCTCCATTGTGGCTGGCGCTCAAAGGTAAACAAACAGAGAAACCTAAAGCAGCTGTCAAAGCATCCAACTAA
- a CDS encoding DUF421 domain-containing protein: MYFIVYASIRIMGKREIGKLSMFDLVVSIMLAEIAAFVIEDINKPLFHGIVPMLTVLVVQIAIAFLSLKSRKLRLMIDGKPTVLISKGKLHRDEMRKQRYNLDDLLQQLREQNIDSIGEVDFAILETTGKLTVFPKVQSSSGGNSGSSGSGSTGFNSKQNRRKNKIDGFENIKYEGLPLPLIMDGKVQDQNLELIQKTRFWLKNQIQQKGIMDFKDVFICSIDHNEKVYVSSKDDKDN; the protein is encoded by the coding sequence ATGTATTTTATTGTTTATGCTTCTATCCGGATTATGGGCAAACGTGAGATTGGGAAGCTGTCCATGTTTGATCTGGTCGTATCCATCATGCTTGCAGAAATTGCGGCATTTGTCATTGAAGATATCAATAAGCCGTTATTCCATGGTATTGTACCGATGCTAACGGTCCTGGTCGTGCAGATTGCCATAGCTTTTCTCAGTCTCAAGAGCCGGAAGCTGCGGCTGATGATTGATGGCAAGCCGACCGTGTTAATTTCCAAAGGTAAATTGCATCGAGATGAGATGCGCAAGCAGCGTTATAATCTCGACGATTTGCTACAGCAACTTCGTGAACAGAATATAGACAGCATTGGTGAAGTTGACTTCGCCATATTGGAGACTACAGGCAAGCTGACTGTTTTTCCAAAAGTTCAGAGTTCTTCAGGCGGTAACAGCGGTTCATCAGGTTCTGGTTCGACAGGATTTAATTCCAAACAAAATAGACGGAAAAATAAAATAGATGGATTTGAAAACATCAAATATGAAGGCCTACCATTGCCATTGATCATGGATGGCAAAGTTCAGGATCAGAACCTTGAACTGATTCAGAAAACCAGATTTTGGCTTAAAAATCAGATTCAGCAGAAAGGGATTATGGACTTCAAAGATGTGTTTATCTGTTCCATTGATCATAACGAGAAAGTTTATGTAAGTTCCAAAGATGATAAAGATAACTGA
- a CDS encoding post-transcriptional regulator — protein MNDVELEQSIEMLCRSKAEELRLVGYEYVTSKDVWNCISHKYEKQGIPPLHQLVNDILSLKATSFMNFMTVSAYRGSSF, from the coding sequence ATGAATGATGTGGAGTTGGAACAGTCTATAGAGATGCTCTGCCGTAGCAAAGCAGAGGAACTAAGGCTTGTCGGTTACGAATATGTCACCAGCAAAGATGTCTGGAATTGCATCAGTCATAAATATGAAAAGCAGGGCATTCCACCGCTTCACCAACTGGTGAACGACATATTGTCACTGAAAGCAACAAGCTTTATGAACTTTATGACCGTGTCTGCATACCGGGGGTCCTCTTTCTAG